Proteins from a genomic interval of Euleptes europaea isolate rEulEur1 chromosome 18, rEulEur1.hap1, whole genome shotgun sequence:
- the KDM6B gene encoding lysine-specific demethylase 6B, with protein sequence MHRTVEQLGGRAGRDPYSVGSLSCSGAWSSCHPRPWLPGGRCSASVGQPQLPLHLPPNHVSNMGQHGKGYFPPGNLAPRPLHGKLEAIHSCVQALLRDQGQPQLWEQLGEIYESEQDCEEAVRCYQNAARYQRDYGSYGEMHARIGRLQQAQLWNFHSGSSHHRPKALPPLQQVWNLLHLEKRNFSAKRNPQLKRPGPPMEPPVVQPIPPVQHPPHPGHGEEMPAPMKRRRSTSPDQNGSGVGQHPPGPGVPGNPHYQLPKPGLWNPLHGETWGLERKSVAAPERQEQRNSVAHPFPYPTPAYGSHPPPHRLPAMAPSPRTPPAHRPPLDSHGCLARPNGSDLRDSRVPRARPDSTATPATVACVPYTPRPSPGGPPVTSKTTPRGQPNPDSLGSDHYQTPALPQSNPAPESNSRKPPPPRSTPCLASRMPPPPTITRGAPPAVAPPPAAPPCPPPPPPPPPPPPPLPWLKGPAFSNKAGEGKASVDPLDEILFGCGEPHRGEPPPLGTCESSCSFQDANTSSPKGAFAHPGEGVADKPRPPTPASPECTPTPDFWLTESGREEKGSGATRALTPTPTITSGPFSSPESPPQPPTLPPPPPPPQQPRGPYPKTPDAGVVPPAPEAAPSRLFDFASPPLEDQFEEPPEISADGLANIMKMLDESIRRGEEEREESFPPPPPPAPLLPSPPPLARPKPPTPSPASFDYPKPPGQDPPEPPCLYRFGKRDGEERPPAATAAGGGGKFPHHSTASLLKSLANVLEGQKHSYRPKPLAPPGAKIASPAGAGQSAGPHFSTSSQAWSGGVGGVGERAATPPPPPATRPIKTESEVLEEISRACETLVEQAGREPSPPPPATPPPATPPPPPASSPAPPPLPAPPALTPAPPPPPPPPQRPKDESRKRDREHRRHRRSGKDGSRRHRESKSHKEKNRQILGSLDVQSTESQARENGAKPPPLAAPQPERRPPVKKEEGTVSSGSTVVCSADLLKLRSFTEGPPKELKIRLIKVESGDKETFIASEVEERRIPLSELTINHSAAEVVRASKHHKVKGKFKESYLSPALSVKPHINSDEKLPRDKLNPPTPSIYLESKRDAFSPVLLQFCTDPKNPITVIRGLAGSLRLNLGLFSTKTLVEASGEHAVEVRTQVQQPSDENWDLQGTKQVWPCESSRSHTTIAKYAQYQAASFQESLQEDKESDEEEAEEPDSTTETPPSNPDQKPHQIIKFGTNIDLSDAKRWKPQLQELLKLPAFMRVTSTGNMLSHVGHTILGMNTVQLYMKVPGSRTPGHQENNNFCSVNINIGPGDCEWFAVHEHYWQNISAFCDRHSVDYLTGSWWPILEDLYQSNIPVYRFIQRPGDLVWINAGTVHWVQATGWCNNIAWNVGPLTAYQYQLALERYEWNEVKNVKSIVPMIHVSWNVARTVKISDSDLYKMIKYCLMQSIKHCQVQRESLVRAGKKIAYQGRVKDEPAYYCNECDVEVFNILFVTSENGGKNTYLVHCEACARKRSTSLHGVVVLEQYKTEELIHIYDSFTLAASPSSR encoded by the exons GTGCTCTGCCAGCGTTGGCCAGCCGCAACTGCCTCTGCACCTGCCGCCCAACCATGTCTCTAACATGGGGCAACACGGCAAGGGCTATTTCCCCCCGGG GAATCTGGCCCCGCGCCCCTTGCATGGGAAACTGGAAGCCATCCACAGCTGCGTCCAAGCTCTGCTGCGAGACCAGGGGCAGCCGCAGCTCTGGGAGCAGCTGGGTGAAATCTACGAATCGGAGCAAGACTGCGAGGAGGCCGTTCGCTGCTATCAGAACGCCGCCCGCTATCAGCGCGACTATGGGAGCTACGGCGAGATGCACGCTCGGATCGGACGCCTGCagcag GCTCAGCTGTGGAACTTCCATTCGGGATCTTCTCATCACCGTCCGAAGGCATTACCCCCCCTGCAGCAAGTTTGGAATCTCTTGCACCTCGAG AAGCGGAATTTCTCGGCCAAGCGCAATCCCCAGCTGAAGAGGCCCGGCCCACCGATGGAGCCACCCGTGGTCCAGCCCATTCCCCCAGTGCagcacccaccccaccccgggcaCGGAGAAGAGATGCCTGCCCCCATGAAGAGGCGGAGGAGCACCAGCCCTGACCAG AACGGCAGTGGAGTTGGCCAGCACCCCCCCGGTCCCGGAGTCCCTGGAAACCCTCATTACCAGCTGCCTAAACCAGGATTATGGAACCCCCTCCATGGAGAGACGTGGGGACTGGAGCGCAAGAGCGTAGCTGCCCCAGAGAGACAA gagcAGAGAAACTCCGTGGCTCACCCCTTCCCCTACCCGACCCCTGCCTACGGCTCGCACCCTCCCCCGCACCGCCTGCCAGCCATGGCCCCCAGCCCCCGCACACCGCCAGCACACCGACCCCCCCTCGACAGCCATGGCTGCCTGGCCCGGCCCAACGGAAGTGACCTTAGAGACAGCCGAGTCCCCCGGGCACGTCCAGACTCCACCGCTACACCAGCAACTGTCGCCTGCGTGCCTTACACCCCGCGCCCGAGCCCGGGAGGACCTCCCGTCACCAGCAAGACCACCCCGCGGGGACAGCCGAACCCTGACAGCCTT GGGTCTGACCATTATCAAACGCCGGCATTACCGCAATCCAACCCTGCCCCGGAGAGCAACAGCCGCAAACCACCGCCGCCACGTTCAACGCCTTGCCTTGCTTCCCGCATGCCGCCACCCCCGACCATCACCAGGGGGGCTCCACCAGCAGTGGCTCCGCCCCCTGCTGCCCCGCCgtgccccccgccgcccccgcctcctcctcctccaccccctccgCTGCCCTGGCTGAAAGGCCCAGCATTCAGTAacaaagcaggggaggggaaagccagCGTGGACCCCCTGGATGAAATTTTGTTTGGGTGTGGGGAACCCCATCGGGGGGAGCCACCCCCTCTGGGGACTTGTGAGTCCAGTTGCAGCTTCCAGGACGCCAACACCAGCAGTCCGAAAGGGGCCTTCGCTCACCCCGGGGAGGGGGTGGCGGACAAGCCGAGACCACCGACTCCAGCCAGCCCTGAGTGCACGCCGACCCCCGACTTCTGGCTGACGGAAAGTGGCAGGGAGGAGAAAGGTTCTGGGGCCACAAGAGCCCTGACCCCGACCCCCACAATTACCTCAGGACCCTTCAGCTCACCAGAGagccctcctcagcccccaacGTTGCCCCCGCCACCGCCACCCCCACAGCAGCCCCGGGGCCCCTACCCAAAGACCCCAGACGCAGGAGTGGTGCCCCCAGCCCCAGAAGCTGCGCCCTCCCGCCTCTTTGACTTCGCCAGCCCCCCACTGGAGGATCAGTTTGAGGAGCCCCCTGAAATCTCTGCCGACGGCTTGGCGAACATCATGAAGATGCTGGACGAATCGATCCGGCGGGGAGAGGAGGAGCGCGAGGAGAGCTTCCCCCCGCCACCGCCGCCTGCCCCTCTCCTCCCAAGCCCACCACCTTTGGCAAGACCAAAGCCGCCGACCCCGTCCCCCGCCTCCTTTGATTACCCCAAGCCCCCCGGGCAGGATCCGCCAGAGCCGCCCTGTTTGTACCGCTTTGGCAAGCGAGACGGGGAAGAGCGCCCCCCGGCAGCGACGGCCGccggagggggagggaagttcCCCCACCACAGCACCGCCTCTCTGCTCAAGTCTTTGGCCAATGTGTTGGAGGGGCAGAAACACTCCTACCGGCCCAAACCACTGGCCCCTCCTGGTGCTAAGATTGCTTCTCCGGCTGGGGCCGGCCAGAGCGCTGGCCCCCACTTCTCTACCTCAAGCCAAGCCTGGTCCGGAGGGGTAGGGGGGGTAGGGGAGcgggcagccacccctcccccgccACCCGCCACCCGGCCGATCAAGACTGAATCGGAGGTACTAGAAGAAATCAGCCGTGCTTGCGAAACGCTGGTGGAGCAGGCGGGGCGCGAGCCAAGCCCCCCTCCTCCCGCCACGCCCCCTCCCGCCacccctccgcctcccccggcctcctctcccgcacctcctcctctccctgcacCTCCCGCTCTGACTCCCGcccctccgccgcccccgccgccccctcaGCGCCCCAAGGACGAGTCCCGCAAACGGGATCGGGAACACCGGCGGCACCGGCGCTCCGGCAAGGATGGTTCGCGGCGGCACCGAGAGAGCAAGAGCCACAAAGAGAAGAACCGGCAAATCTTGGGCAGCTTGGACGTGCAGAGCACCGAGAGCCAGGCCCGGGAGAACGGGGCCAAGCCGCCCCCTCTGGCCGCCCCTCAGCCTGAGCGGAGACCCCccgtgaagaaggaggaggggaccGTCAGCTCGGGCTCCACCGTCGTGTGCTCCGCCGATCTCCTCAAGCTGCGTTCGTTCACCGAAGGGCCGCCGAAGGAGCTGAAGATTCGCCTCATCAAGGTGGAGAGCGGGGACAAGGAGACCTTCATCGCCTCCGAGGTGGAGGAGCGGCGCATCCCCTTGAGCGAGCTCACCATCAACCATTCGGCCGCCGAGGTGGTGCGTGCCAGCAA GCACCACAAGGTGAAGGGGAAATTTAAGGAGTCTTACCTGTCGCCCGCCCTGTCGGTCAAGCCTCACATCAACTCGGATGAAAAGCTCCCCCGGGATAAGCTCAACCCTCCCACCCCAAGCATCTAC TTGGAAAGCAAGCGGGACGCTTTCTCACCGGTGCTTCTCCAGTTCTGCACTGACCCCAAGAACCCCATCACAGTCATCCGGGGCTTGGCTGGCTCTCTCCGCCTCA ACTTGGGTCTGTTCAGCACAAAGACGCTGGTGGAGGCCAGCGGGGAACACGCCGTGGAGGTCCGCACGCAAGTCCAGCAGCCGTCGGACGAAAACTGGGACCTCCAGGGGACGAAGCAGGTGTGGCCCTGCGAGAGCAGCCGGTCCCACACCACCATCGCCAAGTACGCCCAGTACCAGGCAGCCTCCTTCCAGGAGTCTCTCCAG GAAGACAAAGAGAGCGACGAAGAGGAAGCGGAAGAGCCGGACAGCACCACGGAGACACCCCCCAG CAACCCTGATCAGAAACCTCACCAGATCATCAAGTTTGGGACCAATATCGACCTCTCAGATGCCAAGCG GTGGAAGCCACAGTTACAGGAGCTGTTGAAGCTGCCGGCTTTCATGAGAGTCACCTCTACAGGGAACATGCTAAGTCACGTGGGACACACGATCCTGGGCATGAACACAGTGCAGCTCTATATGAAAGTGCCAGGCAGCCGCACGCCGG GTCACCAGGAGAACAACAACTTCTGCTCGGTGAACATCAACATCGGGCCTGGGGACTGCGAATGGTTTGCGGTCCACGAGCATTACTGGCAGAACATCAGTGCCTTTTGTGACAG GCACAGCGTGGATTACCTGACCGGCTCATGGTGGCCCATCCTGGAAGACCTCTACCAGTCCAACATCCCGGTCTACCGCTTCATCCAGCGGCCGGGAGACCTGGTGTGGATCAACGCAGGGACCGTCCACTGGGTTCAGGCCACCGGCTGGTGCAACAACATCGCGTGGAACGTGGGCCCCTTGACAG CCTACCAGTATCAGCTGGCCCTGGAGCGCTACGAGTGGAACGAGGTGAAGAATGTCAAGTCCATCGTCCCCATGATCCACGTCTCCTGGAACGTCGCCCGCACCGTCAAGATCAGCGACTCGGACTTGTACAAAATGATCAA GTATTGTCTGATGCAGTCGATCAAACATTGCCAGGTCCAGCGGGAGAGTCTGGTGCGGGCAGGGAAGAAGATCGCCTACCAAGGCCGGGTGAAGGATGAGCCAGCCTACTACTGCAACGAGTGTGAT GTGGAGGTTTTCAACATCCTCTTTGTGACCAGCGAGAACGGCGGCAAGAACACCTACCTGGTGCACTGCGAAGCCTGCGCCCGCAAGCGCAGCACCTCCCTCCACGGCGTCGTGGTCCTCGAGCAGTACAAGACGGAGGAACTCATTCACATCTATGACAGCTTCACTCTG GCTGCGTCACCTAGTTCAAGATGA